A segment of the Anopheles cruzii chromosome 2, idAnoCruzAS_RS32_06, whole genome shotgun sequence genome:
TAGCGGCCGGGGAGCTACGATGCTAGGCGCACTGACACCGAGACTTGAGCGATGGCCGATTTTAAGACCCTCTTTAGCTAGTAAAAGATGGTTTGCAATTGCTTCCAACCGTTAGACCCGATTTTTAGTTGGTGGTCAAAAATCGGAGTCCTCCAACGATCGCCTCATCATGCCTCCAAGGATCGCGGTTCCGGTTGATCGGAACCGCGAGCGATCGAGCCATGGGGGGAGAAGCGGTGGGTGCGAATTTTTTAATGACCCGTTTGCGTCTGACCGGGTGCGAGCTGGTCAATCGGAATGAGGATCGCCCGCCCGGGAGGGGGGGATAGCGATCGCTCGCAGTAGTTCAGGCGCGCCTTGTGTCTAATATGTGCGTGACTTGAATTGTGTCTCGAAGTGCGAAGCGTTTGTACACAGTCATCAATAACAGCGTATCTCTTTTCTCTTCCAGAGAGTATCCGGGGCGTGTAGTAGTCGTTCGCTAGTATCGGTCGCTACCGCCACTGGATGTGGTACGACCGAGCTGACTCCGTTGGGCACTAACTACTActacagctgctgctgctgctgctgctccgtaaaccgcccgaagcccgaaaGAGCAGGAGTCCAGGAGTCCAGCCGGAGGCGAGAGCGCGTAACTGGCCAGTACAGGGCAGTCCGAACCGATTGTCGAAACCGATTGCAACCGTCTCTGACCGTCTGCGGTAGCCATGTGAACAGAGATAACAGGCGCTGCGTGGGGACGGCTCTATATTAAGAACACTAACGCGCTTGCCGCGCTGCAACGCGCGGTGGACGCAGAGGCGGACGGGgacggtgcgcgcgcggagCACTCTGTTGCACAATACGCTCCGGATGTACGCTAGACGCGAGTGGTAGCGCGACGCAGAAGACGACACAAAATATTGAACACCGCGCTGACGCCAaagatcggaacggaacgacgaGTGTTTGTAACGGGCTGCGCGTGTAACGACGAGCACACAACGCGAGGACAGCGAACCGGGACAGGCGAAGGCTGGGCAGAGCAGGGGTTCCAGGGAACGCTCGCATCCCATCGCTAGACGCTGGCTCGCAACGGTGAAGCCCGGGGGGCCGAGTCTCCCGATACGTCACCGGAAGGCGGCGCCACCTGCTGGTGGGCTCCGTGGTCAGCAATGGGTTGCTTTGGTTCGGCCGGATCGAAACAGTCGGACTCGAACAGCTCCGAGGACACGAAAAGTCAGAAACGACGCAGCGATGCCATCACGCGGCAACTGCAGAAGGACAAACAAGTAAGTGACGGCCACCCTTTGGGGCCACCATGTCGGCTGTGCGTTCTAACATGTTCGCTCTCTTACAGGTGTACAGAGCCACTCATAGACTTCTTCTACTCGGTGCCGGCGAGTCCGGCAAGTCCACCATTGTAAAGCAAATGAGAATACTGCACGTGAACGGGTTTTCCGACAGCGAGCGGAAGCAAAAGATAGAGGACATCAAGAAGAATATTCGCGATGCAATTTTGGTAAGTATCTGGCGCGGTGACCACTTCGGTCCTCTGTTTTCTGAACGGACAACCtcgacctctctctctcactcgcgcGCGACCGGCTGCAGACAATTACCGGTGCAATGAGCACGCTGACACCGCCTATTCAATTAGAGAAACCGGAAAATCAGGCCCGAGTAGACTACATTCAGGATTATGCGTCAGGTAAGGCGGGGCGCCACCACGGGGCACTTTGGTCCACACGGCGGCGTAGCCTCACGTTGCGTTTCTCGTTCTAGGCCCCGATTTCAATTATCCACCGGAGTTCTACGAGCATACCGAGGAGCTGTGGAAAGATCGCGGAGTGCAGCAAACATACGAGCGATCGAATGAGTATCAATTAATCGATTGTGCTAAATAGTAAGTAATGGGCGGCGATGGccggcgacggccaccgcGTCGTGTGGCCTTTGAGCCGCAGGCCTCGCGCTGCTGTCACTCACCATTAACCCGATACATTGATGCGATATTTTCCGTTCCCGGTTTTGCGTCGTTGCAGCTTTCTGGACCGTGTTAGTGAAATCAAGCAGCCTAACTATACTCCAACCGAGCAAGATATCCTTAGATGTCGTGTGCTAACCTCCGGTATATTCGAAACTAGGTTTCAGGTTGATAAAGTAAACTTCCAGTAAGTAGAATGCGCGACCGAGAACCGGGCACTCCATGTTTTAATGCACTTCTTTCCCACTTCTTGTTCAGCATGTTCGACGTTGGTGGTCAGCGTGACGAGCGGCGTAAGTGGATCCAATGTTTCAACGATGTCACAGCAATCATCTTCGTGACGGCGTGCTCTAGTTATAATATGGTCCTGCGTGAAGATCCAACCCAGAACCGGCTACGAGAGTCACTGGATCTGTTTAAAAGTATTTGGAATAATCGGTAATTGACGAAAGCGGGCGACCGGCACACTCGGTGCAAGTGCTTCCGCTAACTTCTTCCCGgtgcctttttcttcttcccgaACAGATGGTTAAGGACCATATCCGTTATATTGTTTCTAAACAAGCAGGACTTGCTTGCGGAAAAGATAAAGGCAGGCAAAAGTAAACTGTCCGACTACTTCGGCGAGTTCAATCGTTACCAAACGCCAGGTATGAAGTCGAAGCCTTGCGGGGACACTCTGTTTCATCCAGTCTGGGTttcactatctctctctcttctatTTCTGCAGCTGACGCTGTCTGTGAAGTGGGTGAAGATCCAGAAGTGATTAGAGCGAAATATTTTATAAGAGACGAGTTTTTGGTGAGTGCGCCAGCGAGATACGATTGTGAGGGGAGGGTGATCTTACTCTATCTAATGCCCCGTTCTTTCATCGCGTTCCCAACCGTGTGCAGCGTATATCAACGGCGAGTGGTGACGGCAAGCATTACTGCTATCCACATTTTACTTGTGCGGTAGACACGGAAAACATCAAGAGAGTTTTCAACGATTGTCGGGACATCATTCAGCGGATGCATCTGCGGCAGTATGAGTTGTTATAGGTAAGCTGTGGCCGGCTCCCCTCAACCGGTCGGACTGTCACCCAGTTATCCGAACccttctcactctctctctgtctctgctTGCAGATATACTTAATGATTTCGATTCAACAAACACTTGGTCGTCTCATTTTAGTTGTGTCTACCGTGAAACAAATATCAAACCTAGCCAAACTATACTAATTTTATAATAAAACCAATGTTTGATTAGGAAttaatcaaagaaaaaaaggaaaccacgcaacacacaaaccacacacacacacacacacacaaatataAAACATTCAGCCTCTCAAACGTACAATGTCCCgatacccacacacacacgtactcACTAGTTCACGGATTAACACACTAAGAACACGCGTGCGTGAGAGCAAACGAGGAACGGAGGAGGATCATATTCGACTGTATAATACGGGTGTACCGGCGAAGGACAACGGAGCAGAAGCCACAGAACAGGCGAATAAGGATCAGCGCCTGGACTGAGAGTTTAGACAATGGAATAACGGGCGAAGGACGGAGAGCGTACAGCGCAGATataaacaaagcaacaacTGCCGTCAAAAAGCGCAAAAGTTAGTtatgaaaccgaaaacgacCCATTTCAACATCTGCGGGAgacgcgatcgatcgtcggaCGGAACCGATCACTAGAAAACGTCCATtagccgtcatcgtcgttttCTCTATTCGTGTGTTACCGCCGGCTAAATAAgaggttgtgtgtgtgttgcaacAGAGTGTGTGCGGAATGATGGTGCATCGTGTGCAGTGAAACGGAAGCAGGATATGGCAGAGTAGAGAGAGTTTTTGGGGCAAgatatgtgcgtgtgtgtgggcgtGTGCATTCCCAAACGTAGTATGGCCAAAGGCCACGCTTAAAGTCGCGTGAACGATAGAGGGACGTGCGCAGAGcatggcaggcaggcagttaCGGAACGGAATGATGGCGGATGGCGCACTGCCCTGCTGGATCCTAGTTTTGGAGCACACTTTGATGATGGAATTTCAGTattcgttccatttttagttAGCttcacacggacacacacacaccgacaccgtcaCGTTTGTGAAGAAGTATGTGCTACGTTTCAAGGGTGTGTGCACCATATTGTTTTAGCTTTCCCTCCCCCGGaaaaggaattgtttattcATATGTTccaatagacacacacacacacacacactgtgttGGCCATTCTAAATCCGCAACAACAGTAAATGTGTGTTACGTTACCTTTTGGTTTGGCGTAGTTGGCGGTGCATAAGATAAAAATCGGTTTTCCATACGATTCAAccggttcgatcgattctCGACGCGGCGTCTCGACGATGGTTGTCGCCCCTTTTGGTTGGCTCTTAACAGCAGCCGATCATGTCACATTGATAATTCCTGCGTTTTGGCAAGCATTATATGGTGTTATTAGTTATTATTTTGCTTCGCAATCTACCTCAATGTGACatggtttatgtttcttttccgCAACGTGTATATGCGTGATAGGGAGGAAGGATATGGAATTGTAGCAAAATATGTAGTTAAATTCTCTTTGCTCGCTTCTCGGACTGGCTGATCGGAACGTTCGCGAAAGGGTGATCGTCTTGAATGATGGCAGCTAGGATAGcattgttggtgtgtgtgtgtgtgcgtaattAGTCAAAATGATACACTAGATAAAAGCATTATATTTTCGCGATTTATTCAGCGTAAATGTAGATGAAGCATTTGCGCGCAATTGGACGAACGGCCGCAAAATTATCTCCG
Coding sequences within it:
- the LOC128269365 gene encoding guanine nucleotide-binding protein G(s) subunit alpha, giving the protein MGCFGSAGSKQSDSNSSEDTKSQKRRSDAITRQLQKDKQVYRATHRLLLLGAGESGKSTIVKQMRILHVNGFSDSERKQKIEDIKKNIRDAILTITGAMSTLTPPIQLEKPENQARVDYIQDYASGPDFNYPPEFYEHTEELWKDRGVQQTYERSNEYQLIDCAKYFLDRVSEIKQPNYTPTEQDILRCRVLTSGIFETRFQVDKVNFHMFDVGGQRDERRKWIQCFNDVTAIIFVTACSSYNMVLREDPTQNRLRESLDLFKSIWNNRWLRTISVILFLNKQDLLAEKIKAGKSKLSDYFGEFNRYQTPADAVCEVGEDPEVIRAKYFIRDEFLRISTASGDGKHYCYPHFTCAVDTENIKRVFNDCRDIIQRMHLRQYELL